The DNA region CCGTTTCATCGTAGCCAACCCAGAAGGACTTTTAGAAAAACTGAAAAAGGGGAATTTCACCGCCACCATCACCGAAATCCTGGTCGTCGCCGTTGCGGACCGGCCGGGCGGATTGAGTGAGGTCGTGGAATTGCTCACCAAAAACGGGTTCTCGATTGAATACCTGTACGCCTTTGTCACACCGCTGGGAAACGGTGCCTATGTTGTTTTGCGGGTCGAAGAATACCCGAAGGCCCAGGAACTCCTGAGGAACCACGGCATACTGCTATTGGAAGACTTCGAGCTCTGAAACGGCTGTTTCGCAAGACCAATCAAACACACCTGACTTACCCAGACACCAGGTGTGTTTGATTGAGGCGTCCATTCCCGGGCGACGGCCCGCGACGCAATCATACCCATTGGCAGGGGTTAGAGGTTGATCACCGCCTTGATCGACTCGGCTTTATGTTCGTGCGCAAACTCCAACGCCTGCTGAGTGTTCTCCAGGCTGAAACGGTGGGTGATCAAAGGTTTCAGGTTCACTTTTCCCGCGTTCAGGAGATCAACACAGCCCTTATAGACATTGGCATAGCGAAAGATCCCCAGGATATCCAGTTCTTTGGCGATGGTTTCGATAATCGGAAAATCGAAGTGGCTCTGCGAGGGCAGGCCAATCAGGACAATGCGCGCCCCCTGATTGGAGAAGTCCACCGTCTGCTGGGTGGTCGGGACGCTGC from Atribacteraceae bacterium includes:
- a CDS encoding ACT domain-containing protein; the protein is MKQISVFLENKPGSLHTILKTMTEWGVNLRALALADTAEFGVLRFIVANPEGLLEKLKKGNFTATITEILVVAVADRPGGLSEVVELLTKNGFSIEYLYAFVTPLGNGAYVVLRVEEYPKAQELLRNHGILLLEDFEL
- a CDS encoding zinc-binding dehydrogenase; translation: FEEAAMVEPLAVGIYSVKRAQAEPGHTALVLGSGPIGLVTIQALIARGITEVIATDIYDYRLRKAQDMGAKYVFNGQNPDLRKAVREVTGGKGVDLVFETAGSVPTTQQTVDFSNQGARIVLIGLPSQSHFDFPIIETIAKELDILGIFRYANVYKGCVDLLNAGKVNLKPLITHRFSLENTQQALEFAHEHKAESIKAVINL